One Methylobacterium sp. 77 DNA window includes the following coding sequences:
- a CDS encoding TadE/TadG family type IV pilus assembly protein, with amino-acid sequence MSSDVEPPPSNLLKRFRKDSGGAVALLFGLLSIPLLVLAGLAIDYGVNSMAQQGFQDASDSTVLSLLKLATSTTDADLQTKADRQIRAAVPKLIDADTKITVTRVENTITVAVTGKTPTSLSKIVGYNAFPLSVTSVGTRGSGNLEIALVLDNTGSMSGAKITNLKSAANDLVTALFKEVDPAKPNALKIGIVPFSMTVNVGPGNSKQDWLDKDAKASYHSQIFVSAANRLTLFGKMGIAWGGCVESRPYPYDVQDTAPSIATPDTLFVPYFAPDESDGDDYAVNDYMNDYASQNSGSSANRTRQGQINKYSTNSFKVSKTNRPNGSLSYLYGPNSGCDLQPITHLTTSQSTLTSAINAMTVIGDTNIAMGLVWGWHLLSPNGPFAEGVAYNNKDTRKFVVLMTDGQNTSAQTYSSNQSFYSGIGYIWQNRIGTTSFDAATRTNAIDTRLSTLCSNMKNAGITIFTVRVEVTDGTSDILRNCATSTDKFYDVQNSATLTDAFKAIGAQISELRISR; translated from the coding sequence ATGTCGAGCGATGTCGAACCTCCACCCTCGAATCTTCTGAAGCGCTTCCGCAAGGATTCCGGCGGCGCGGTCGCCCTCTTGTTCGGCCTGTTGTCGATTCCCCTCCTCGTCCTCGCGGGGCTGGCGATCGATTACGGTGTGAATTCAATGGCCCAGCAGGGCTTCCAGGACGCCTCCGACTCCACCGTCCTGTCCCTGCTCAAGCTCGCGACGTCCACGACGGATGCCGACCTGCAGACAAAGGCCGACAGGCAGATCAGGGCGGCGGTTCCGAAACTCATTGACGCGGACACCAAGATCACCGTCACGCGCGTCGAGAACACGATCACGGTGGCCGTCACCGGCAAGACTCCGACGAGTCTCTCCAAGATCGTCGGCTACAATGCCTTTCCGCTTTCCGTGACCAGCGTCGGCACCCGTGGATCGGGGAACCTCGAAATCGCTCTCGTCCTCGACAATACCGGCTCGATGAGCGGAGCGAAGATCACCAACCTGAAATCGGCTGCCAACGATCTCGTCACGGCGCTGTTCAAGGAGGTCGATCCGGCCAAGCCGAATGCTCTCAAAATCGGAATCGTCCCGTTCTCGATGACGGTCAATGTCGGCCCGGGCAACTCCAAGCAGGACTGGCTCGATAAGGACGCAAAGGCCTCGTACCATTCGCAGATCTTCGTCTCGGCCGCCAACCGCCTGACCCTGTTCGGGAAGATGGGCATCGCCTGGGGCGGATGTGTCGAGAGTCGTCCTTATCCCTACGACGTTCAGGATACCGCTCCGTCCATCGCCACGCCGGATACGCTGTTCGTGCCGTATTTCGCGCCCGACGAGTCGGACGGTGACGATTATGCCGTCAACGACTACATGAACGATTATGCGAGCCAGAACTCTGGATCGAGCGCCAATCGTACAAGACAGGGGCAGATCAACAAGTACTCGACCAACTCTTTCAAGGTCTCGAAGACGAACCGCCCCAACGGCTCGCTTAGTTATCTGTACGGCCCCAATTCCGGCTGCGATCTGCAGCCGATCACCCATCTCACCACGTCTCAATCGACCCTGACCAGCGCCATCAACGCGATGACCGTCATCGGCGATACCAACATCGCCATGGGGCTCGTCTGGGGTTGGCACCTCCTGTCGCCGAATGGACCCTTCGCCGAGGGTGTCGCCTACAATAACAAGGACACGCGCAAGTTCGTCGTCCTCATGACCGACGGGCAGAACACCTCGGCGCAGACCTACTCGTCAAACCAATCCTTCTATTCCGGCATCGGCTACATTTGGCAGAACCGGATCGGGACCACCTCGTTCGATGCTGCGACACGGACCAACGCCATCGATACGCGGCTTTCCACGCTGTGCTCCAACATGAAGAATGCCGGCATCACGATCTTCACCGTCCGCGTCGAGGTGACCGACGGCACCAGCGACATCCTTCGCAACTGCGCCACCAGCACCGACAAATTCTACGACGTCCAGAATTCGGCGACGTTGACCGACGCCTTCAAGGCCATCGGAGCGCAGATCAGCGAATTGCGGATCTCCCGATGA
- the rbfA gene encoding 30S ribosome-binding factor RbfA, translating into MAQKPNSSGPTQRQQRVAELIRHAIAEVLQRGDIQDPVLNSHVITVPEVRMSPDLKIATAYIMPLGGLDEKPVIAALERNKKALRQEVARRVNLKFAPDLRFLRDETFDEADRIDALLRTDKVRRDLESQPQDTNDQDGGRES; encoded by the coding sequence ATGGCTCAGAAACCCAATTCCAGCGGCCCTACGCAGCGTCAGCAGCGCGTGGCCGAACTCATCCGCCACGCCATCGCGGAAGTGCTTCAACGTGGCGATATCCAGGACCCCGTCCTGAATTCGCACGTGATCACCGTTCCGGAAGTGCGGATGTCCCCCGATCTCAAGATCGCCACGGCCTACATCATGCCGCTCGGCGGGCTTGACGAGAAACCGGTCATCGCGGCTCTCGAACGCAACAAGAAGGCGCTGCGACAGGAAGTGGCTCGGCGCGTGAATCTGAAATTCGCCCCCGATCTTCGCTTCCTTCGTGACGAGACGTTCGACGAGGCGGATCGGATCGATGCTCTTCTCAGGACCGACAAGGTCCGGCGCGATCTCGAATCGCAGCCTCAGGATACGAACGATCAAGACGGCGGCCGGGAGAGCTAG
- the truB gene encoding tRNA pseudouridine(55) synthase TruB produces the protein MINDPTIERSDVAAPPPQRTGEDRPSQGRRQQRGGQASDRPKRRDVNGWVILDKGVGMTSTHAVAVVKRAFNAKKAGHAGTLDPLASGILPIALGEATKTVPFVMDGRKAYIFTVTWGIETDTDDAEGRPVATSESRPDRALVEAALPAFIGAIEQVPPRYSAIKIAGERAYDLARDGEVVELVARPVQIDHLAVVEHTPDRTVISAECGKGTYVRAIARDLGRVLGCFGHVSALRRTRVGPFAEADSCVVAVLEEGGPDGNGAHLQPVETALDAVPSVPVSRDMALRLMRGQSVLLRGQDAPMEGKAFATCGGILVAVGDVERGELVPHRVFHLGGTARSA, from the coding sequence ATGATCAACGATCCGACGATCGAGCGTTCCGACGTCGCCGCTCCGCCGCCCCAGCGCACCGGCGAGGACAGGCCTTCGCAGGGGCGTCGCCAGCAGCGTGGTGGCCAGGCATCCGATCGGCCGAAGCGTCGGGACGTCAACGGCTGGGTCATCCTCGACAAGGGCGTCGGCATGACCTCGACCCATGCGGTCGCGGTGGTGAAGCGTGCTTTCAACGCCAAGAAGGCGGGCCATGCCGGAACGCTCGATCCGTTGGCTTCCGGCATCCTGCCGATCGCTCTCGGCGAGGCGACCAAGACCGTTCCCTTCGTCATGGACGGGCGCAAGGCCTACATCTTCACCGTGACCTGGGGCATCGAGACCGACACCGACGATGCGGAAGGCCGCCCGGTCGCGACGAGTGAATCCCGGCCGGATCGCGCCCTCGTCGAGGCCGCTCTCCCCGCCTTCATCGGCGCAATCGAACAAGTTCCGCCGCGCTACTCGGCGATCAAGATCGCCGGTGAGCGGGCCTACGACCTCGCTCGGGACGGCGAAGTGGTGGAACTCGTGGCGCGTCCGGTCCAGATCGACCACCTGGCGGTCGTCGAGCATACGCCCGATCGGACCGTCATCTCGGCCGAGTGCGGCAAGGGCACCTATGTCCGCGCCATTGCCCGCGATCTCGGACGGGTGCTCGGCTGCTTCGGCCACGTCTCGGCCCTGCGCCGCACACGCGTCGGCCCCTTCGCCGAGGCCGATTCCTGCGTCGTCGCCGTCCTCGAGGAAGGCGGCCCCGACGGCAACGGCGCTCATCTCCAGCCGGTCGAGACGGCCCTCGATGCGGTCCCCTCGGTGCCGGTGTCCCGCGATATGGCCCTGCGCCTCATGCGCGGCCAGTCCGTTCTGTTGCGGGGGCAAGACGCGCCGATGGAAGGCAAGGCCTTCGCCACCTGCGGCGGGATTCTCGTGGCGGTTGGCGATGTCGAACGCGGCGAACTCGTTCCTCACCGGGTATTCCACCTCGGCGGAACCGCTCGATCTGCGTAA
- the infB gene encoding translation initiation factor IF-2: MSDTNNPGDKTQARPPSKPLSLKRPIEQGTVRQSFSHGRSKQVVVETVKRRVIGAAPAAPVRETQPVAPASRVAPPAPAAPRPAQRAASGVVLRTLSEQERDARTAALADAQRREQEARRKVEEEAAAERAREAEEARKREAEERRRQEEERLRAEEQARLRAEEEAARAAAAAAAKEAAAEAPAPAAPPKPVSKTVPMAPVSAPIAAAPKPAPAAPAPAPAPQAAAPARPAAPAVRQPLTARPTPAEPRKTITADVRKPRDLNFMARPAPAPEPEAAPTTATAARPAGATPAARAPGRPQAAEEESEQKRVIRRPGMPLKIITPPKTPKQPGGDRNRGRLTIATATSGEDERTRSVASFRRRQQRMSGNRQVEQKEKLSREVTIPETITIQELANRMSERAVDVIRLLMKQGEIHKITDVIDSDSAQLIAEELGHTVRRVAESDVEEGLFNDEPDLEEDLDPRPPVVTIMGHVDHGKTSLLDAIRKTAVVSGEAGGITQHIGAYQVASPSGDMVTFIDTPGHAAFTSMRARGAKVTDIVVLVVAADDGVMPQTVEAISHAKAAGVPLIVAINKIDKPDANPQRVRTELLQHDIQVESMGGETLEFEVSAKTGDGLPDLLEGLQLQAEILNLRANEARDGEGTVIEAKLDRGRGPVATVLVQRGTLFTGDIVVAGAEWGRVRALIDDKGESIPYAGPSVPVEVLGFNGTPDAGDRVAVVPNEARAREVTEYRARQKRERIAARTGGANRSLVDMMRDLKEGLGRKELAIVIKGDVQGSVEAITGALDKLGNDEVSARILLSGVGGITESDVTLAEASKAVVIGFNVRAHKEARESAENKGVEIRYYNIIYDLVDDIKATLSGMLPPTLREERLGEAQILQIFDVSKVGKIAGCRVTDGVVQRGAHVRLIRDSVVIHEGKLSQLKRLKDDAKEVGSGYECGMSFENFQDMRAGDTIECYRVEEIRRTL; this comes from the coding sequence ATGAGCGATACGAACAATCCGGGCGACAAGACGCAGGCACGACCCCCCTCGAAGCCGCTGTCCTTGAAGCGCCCGATCGAGCAGGGAACTGTGCGTCAGAGCTTCTCCCATGGCCGCTCCAAGCAGGTCGTGGTCGAGACCGTGAAGCGGCGCGTCATCGGGGCGGCACCGGCCGCTCCCGTGCGCGAAACGCAACCGGTCGCTCCCGCGTCCCGCGTGGCGCCTCCCGCACCCGCGGCTCCGCGTCCCGCCCAGCGTGCCGCCTCCGGCGTCGTGCTGCGGACGTTGAGCGAGCAGGAGCGCGATGCGCGCACCGCGGCTCTCGCCGATGCTCAGCGTCGCGAGCAGGAAGCCCGCCGCAAGGTCGAGGAAGAAGCGGCTGCAGAGCGCGCCCGCGAGGCTGAAGAAGCCCGCAAGCGCGAGGCTGAAGAGCGTCGCCGCCAGGAAGAAGAGCGTCTTCGCGCCGAGGAGCAGGCTCGCCTGCGTGCCGAGGAAGAGGCAGCACGCGCTGCTGCGGCGGCGGCCGCCAAGGAAGCCGCTGCTGAGGCTCCGGCCCCGGCTGCTCCGCCGAAGCCCGTTTCGAAGACCGTACCGATGGCACCGGTCTCCGCTCCCATCGCGGCTGCTCCGAAGCCGGCTCCCGCCGCGCCCGCTCCCGCTCCCGCTCCCCAGGCTGCGGCGCCCGCGCGTCCTGCGGCTCCGGCCGTTCGCCAGCCGCTCACGGCACGTCCGACCCCGGCCGAGCCGCGCAAGACCATCACTGCGGACGTGCGCAAGCCGCGCGACCTGAACTTCATGGCCCGCCCGGCTCCGGCGCCCGAGCCTGAAGCAGCGCCGACGACTGCCACTGCCGCTCGTCCGGCCGGTGCGACGCCGGCTGCCCGTGCCCCTGGCCGGCCCCAGGCTGCCGAGGAGGAGAGCGAGCAGAAGCGCGTGATCCGCCGTCCGGGCATGCCGCTCAAGATCATCACGCCGCCCAAGACCCCGAAGCAGCCGGGCGGCGACCGCAATCGTGGCCGTCTCACCATCGCCACCGCCACGTCGGGCGAGGACGAGCGGACACGCTCCGTCGCTTCGTTCCGCCGCCGCCAGCAGCGCATGAGCGGCAACCGGCAGGTGGAGCAGAAGGAGAAGCTCTCCCGCGAGGTGACGATCCCCGAGACGATCACCATCCAGGAACTCGCGAACCGCATGTCGGAGCGAGCCGTGGACGTGATTCGTCTGCTTATGAAGCAGGGCGAGATCCACAAGATCACCGACGTGATCGACTCGGATTCTGCGCAGCTCATCGCCGAGGAGCTCGGTCACACCGTGCGCCGCGTCGCCGAATCCGACGTCGAGGAAGGCCTGTTCAACGACGAGCCGGATCTCGAAGAGGATCTCGATCCGCGTCCGCCCGTCGTGACCATCATGGGCCACGTCGATCACGGCAAGACCTCGCTGCTCGATGCCATCCGCAAGACGGCCGTGGTCTCCGGCGAGGCCGGCGGCATCACGCAGCATATCGGCGCCTATCAGGTCGCGTCGCCGTCCGGCGACATGGTCACCTTCATCGACACTCCCGGCCACGCGGCCTTCACCTCCATGCGCGCTCGCGGCGCCAAGGTGACGGATATCGTCGTGCTCGTGGTGGCGGCCGACGATGGCGTCATGCCCCAGACGGTGGAGGCGATCAGCCATGCGAAGGCGGCCGGCGTGCCGCTCATCGTGGCGATCAACAAGATCGACAAGCCCGACGCGAACCCCCAGCGGGTGCGCACCGAGCTGCTGCAGCATGACATCCAGGTCGAGTCCATGGGCGGCGAAACCCTGGAATTCGAAGTCTCGGCCAAGACCGGCGACGGTCTGCCGGACCTCCTCGAAGGTCTGCAGCTCCAGGCCGAAATCCTGAACCTGCGTGCCAACGAAGCGCGCGATGGTGAAGGCACGGTCATCGAGGCCAAGCTCGATCGCGGTCGCGGCCCTGTCGCCACCGTTCTCGTGCAGCGCGGCACGCTCTTCACCGGCGACATCGTCGTCGCCGGCGCCGAATGGGGCCGCGTCCGCGCCCTCATCGACGACAAGGGCGAGAGCATCCCCTATGCCGGCCCGTCGGTGCCGGTGGAGGTGCTCGGCTTCAACGGGACCCCGGATGCGGGCGACCGCGTCGCCGTGGTGCCGAACGAGGCCCGTGCCCGCGAGGTCACCGAGTATCGTGCCCGCCAGAAGCGCGAGCGCATCGCTGCCCGTACCGGTGGCGCCAATCGCTCGCTCGTCGACATGATGCGCGATCTCAAGGAAGGCCTGGGCCGCAAGGAACTGGCCATCGTCATCAAGGGCGACGTGCAGGGTTCGGTCGAAGCCATCACCGGCGCGCTGGACAAGCTCGGCAACGACGAAGTGTCGGCCCGCATCCTGCTCTCAGGCGTCGGCGGCATCACCGAGTCGGACGTCACGCTGGCGGAGGCCTCGAAGGCCGTCGTCATAGGCTTCAACGTGCGTGCCCATAAGGAAGCGCGCGAGTCGGCCGAGAACAAGGGCGTCGAGATCCGCTACTACAACATCATCTACGACCTCGTGGATGACATCAAAGCGACCCTTTCGGGCATGCTCCCGCCGACCTTGCGCGAAGAGCGTCTGGGCGAGGCGCAGATCCTTCAGATCTTCGACGTGTCGAAGGTCGGCAAGATCGCCGGTTGCCGCGTCACCGACGGTGTCGTGCAGCGTGGCGCCCATGTCCGCCTGATCCGCGACAGCGTCGTGATCCACGAGGGGAAGCTGTCCCAGCTGAAACGCCTCAAGGACGACGCCAAGGAAGTCGGCTCGGGCTACGAGTGCGGTATGTCCTTCGAGAACTTCCAGGACATGCGCGCCGGCGACACGATCGAGTGCTACCGGGTCGAAGAGATCCGCCGCACGCTGTAA